One window of the Natronomonas marina genome contains the following:
- a CDS encoding sensor histidine kinase, whose translation MSNQPANRVALPSRHEEGVWVVVLAGIALAAVGAWHVATTGVTVRGIELGFEVFIDVGLPVVAVAVVLYARRASQLPDRPIARWTFAGILTLGLLATWASVTELRDGRFVEVTGTLLLGANLGILFGVVAGINRAQAKEKAELAERARTQREGMAFLNHLLRHHVLNGVTIINGYTDELRREGVPDEHVDIIERQSDRIVTLVENVQTLVDSLSEEAEPKPIDLADVAERAVADARETHPDVTFELDCEAAVVRADEFFRTVLDNLLSNAVEHHDGEPNVRVVVEAGDPVVVRVTDDGPGIPRDVRESFADKGDMTTAVAGDGLGLYLVHTLVRNYGGSVRITDNEPRGSTVTVELPRG comes from the coding sequence ATGTCGAACCAGCCGGCAAATCGCGTCGCCCTCCCGAGCCGGCACGAAGAGGGGGTGTGGGTCGTCGTCCTCGCGGGGATAGCGCTGGCGGCCGTCGGCGCCTGGCACGTCGCCACGACGGGCGTGACCGTACGCGGTATCGAACTGGGCTTCGAGGTCTTCATCGACGTCGGCCTCCCGGTGGTCGCGGTCGCAGTCGTCCTGTACGCCCGGCGAGCCTCGCAGTTACCCGACCGACCGATCGCCCGCTGGACGTTCGCGGGCATCCTCACGCTCGGCCTGCTTGCGACGTGGGCCAGCGTCACCGAGTTGCGCGACGGCCGGTTCGTGGAGGTCACCGGGACGCTCCTCCTCGGTGCGAACCTGGGCATCCTGTTCGGCGTCGTCGCCGGCATCAACCGCGCCCAGGCGAAGGAGAAGGCCGAACTCGCCGAGCGGGCACGGACACAGCGGGAGGGGATGGCCTTCCTCAATCACCTCCTCAGGCACCACGTACTCAACGGAGTGACGATAATCAACGGCTACACGGACGAACTGCGGCGGGAGGGAGTTCCCGACGAACACGTCGACATCATCGAACGGCAGAGCGACCGCATCGTCACGCTGGTCGAGAACGTCCAGACACTCGTCGACTCGCTGTCCGAGGAGGCCGAACCGAAACCGATCGACCTCGCCGACGTCGCCGAGCGCGCCGTCGCGGACGCCCGCGAAACCCACCCCGACGTGACGTTCGAACTCGACTGCGAGGCCGCCGTCGTCCGGGCCGACGAGTTCTTCCGGACGGTGCTGGACAACCTCCTCTCGAACGCGGTCGAACACCACGACGGCGAGCCGAACGTCCGCGTCGTCGTCGAGGCCGGCGACCCCGTCGTCGTCCGGGTCACCGACGACGGTCCCGGCATCCCGCGAGATGTCCGTGAGTCCTTCGCCGACAAGGGCGACATGACGACCGCCGTCGCGGGCGACGGGCTCGGGCTGTATCTCGTCCACACGCTCGTGAGGAACTACGGGGGGTCGGTCCGCATCACCGACAACGAGCCGCGAGGGAGCACCGTCACCGTCGAACTACCCCGGGGCTGA
- a CDS encoding class I SAM-dependent methyltransferase: MDPDEDAYGQAMLDHYEGREAWEIIERDDGWVGTSQGTDLYFAPYPEWADRQQAAVDRATGRVLDVGCGAGRAMVPLEARGHETVGVDVSPGAVEVCRRRGLDARERDVADVGDLTGEFDTLLMLGNNFGLVGTRERAPEVLSELAAVAADDAVLYAESRDPTATDDEDHLAYHERNRERGRLPGALRIRVRYRRYATPWFDYLLAAPDEMRTLVADTQWTLTEVIGDETGDYVGVLEL; the protein is encoded by the coding sequence ATGGACCCGGACGAGGACGCCTACGGGCAGGCGATGCTCGACCACTACGAGGGCCGGGAGGCCTGGGAGATCATCGAGCGGGACGACGGCTGGGTCGGTACCTCGCAGGGAACCGACCTCTACTTCGCGCCGTACCCCGAGTGGGCCGACCGCCAGCAGGCGGCCGTCGACCGTGCGACGGGGCGCGTCCTCGACGTGGGCTGTGGCGCCGGGCGGGCGATGGTCCCGCTGGAGGCCCGTGGCCACGAGACCGTCGGCGTCGACGTCTCGCCGGGCGCCGTCGAGGTGTGCCGGCGGCGCGGTCTCGACGCCCGCGAACGCGACGTCGCCGACGTCGGCGACCTGACGGGCGAGTTCGACACGCTGCTCATGCTGGGCAACAACTTCGGGCTGGTCGGCACCCGCGAGCGCGCCCCCGAGGTGCTGTCGGAACTGGCCGCCGTCGCCGCCGACGACGCGGTGCTGTACGCCGAGAGCCGCGACCCGACGGCGACCGACGACGAGGACCACCTCGCGTACCACGAGCGGAACCGCGAACGGGGGCGCCTGCCGGGCGCGCTCCGCATCCGGGTGCGCTACCGGCGGTACGCGACGCCGTGGTTCGACTACCTGCTCGCTGCTCCCGACGAGATGCGGACACTCGTCGCCGACACGCAGTGGACGCTGACGGAGGTCATCGGCGACGAGACGGGCGACTACGTCGGCGTCCTCGAACTGTAA
- a CDS encoding DUF2103 domain-containing protein, which yields MECRCCSSDLERPGDYCLVCRSANADTVVVDCERERATVTSLLDDEVVAERTVTTAEEDDERWAPAELRNYAGRIADEVRRKRPEEVYAAGDREVLAAVRADLHYPFYRVRDEDPIEAVRQRRGEPALEVVEATVAEKLGGSHSTLIGGRDGQAALETVADHPHVKKIVPGPIDAGGSGSRTGVRAKATRADDTGNVRLLIRDGSSVQENRVVTTAGDRKLGEHVRADLNDALTEAGFRD from the coding sequence ATGGAGTGTCGGTGCTGTTCGAGCGACCTCGAACGACCGGGCGACTACTGTCTGGTCTGCCGAAGCGCCAACGCCGACACCGTCGTCGTCGACTGCGAGCGCGAGCGGGCGACCGTCACCAGCCTCCTCGACGACGAAGTCGTCGCCGAGCGGACCGTCACGACCGCCGAGGAGGACGACGAACGGTGGGCGCCGGCAGAACTCCGCAACTACGCCGGCCGCATCGCCGACGAGGTCCGCCGGAAGCGCCCCGAGGAGGTGTACGCCGCCGGCGACCGGGAGGTGCTCGCGGCCGTCCGTGCGGACCTCCACTACCCCTTCTACCGGGTCCGGGACGAGGACCCCATCGAGGCGGTGCGACAGCGGCGCGGCGAACCGGCCCTGGAGGTCGTCGAGGCCACCGTCGCCGAGAAACTCGGCGGCAGCCACTCGACGCTCATCGGTGGCCGCGACGGTCAGGCGGCCCTAGAGACGGTCGCCGACCACCCCCACGTCAAGAAGATCGTCCCCGGTCCAATCGACGCCGGCGGGTCGGGCTCTCGGACCGGCGTCCGGGCGAAGGCCACGCGGGCCGACGACACCGGCAACGTCCGCCTGCTGATACGGGACGGCTCCAGCGTCCAGGAGAACCGCGTCGTCACGACGGCCGGCGACCGGAAACTCGGCGAGCACGTCCGGGCCGACCTCAACGACGCGCTCACCGAGGCGGGTTTCCGGGACTAG
- a CDS encoding 50S ribosomal protein L37ae, with protein sequence MAERGSTGSAGRFGARYGRVARRRVAEIEEDTEQAQVDGDDVKRVGTGIWVNEETGEKFTGGAYRPQTPAGKTVTRSIRAALGEDDTDA encoded by the coding sequence ATGGCCGAACGAGGTTCGACCGGGAGCGCCGGGCGGTTCGGGGCCCGATACGGCCGGGTCGCCCGCCGCCGGGTCGCCGAAATCGAGGAGGACACCGAACAGGCACAGGTGGACGGCGACGACGTAAAGCGCGTCGGGACCGGCATCTGGGTCAACGAGGAGACGGGCGAGAAGTTCACCGGCGGCGCCTACCGGCCCCAGACGCCGGCCGGCAAGACCGTCACGCGGTCGATTCGCGCCGCCCTCGGCGAGGACGACACCGACGCATGA
- a CDS encoding DNA-directed RNA polymerase subunit P: protein MSYKCSRCKRDVELDEYGGVRCPYCGHRVLLKERSRDVKEIDVQ from the coding sequence ATGAGCTACAAGTGCTCCCGCTGCAAGCGCGACGTCGAACTCGACGAGTACGGCGGCGTCCGCTGTCCGTACTGCGGGCACCGCGTCCTGCTGAAGGAGCGGAGCCGCGACGTCAAGGAAATCGACGTCCAGTAA
- a CDS encoding KEOPS complex subunit Pcc1 encodes MTDATTPPHAADLTFRYDDGEAAALVADAVRQEVDEIEGDRTTATVHRADAAVRIEIAADDLVALRAGLNTWGTLVEVAERAVEAGRTADG; translated from the coding sequence GTGACCGACGCGACGACGCCTCCCCACGCCGCCGACCTGACCTTTCGCTACGACGACGGCGAGGCAGCGGCGCTGGTCGCCGACGCCGTCCGCCAGGAGGTCGACGAGATCGAGGGCGACCGGACGACGGCGACCGTCCACCGGGCGGACGCCGCCGTCCGCATCGAGATCGCGGCCGACGACCTCGTGGCGCTGCGGGCCGGCCTGAACACCTGGGGTACGCTCGTCGAGGTCGCAGAGCGGGCCGTCGAGGCCGGACGGACGGCTGACGGCTGA
- a CDS encoding transcription initiation factor IIB → MSEHTRMRTTEEETETERDERAGCPECGGRVSADTEHGETVCRDCGLVVEEDEIDRGPEWRAFDSAEKDEKSRVGAPTTKMMHDEGLSTNIGWQDKDAYGNSLDARQRQKMQRLRKWNERFRTRDSKERNLKQALGEIDRMASALGLPESVRETASVIYRRALDENLLPGRSIEGVSTSSVYAAARQAGVPRSLDEVSAVSRVEKSEIARTYRYVVRELGLEVKPADPESYVPRFASDLDLSDEAENRARKLLRNAKEQGVHSGKSPVGLAAAAVYAASLLTNEKTTQAAVSEVADISEVTIRNRYHELLEAEQGLAAA, encoded by the coding sequence ATGAGCGAGCACACACGAATGCGAACGACCGAGGAGGAAACGGAGACCGAACGAGACGAGCGCGCGGGCTGTCCGGAGTGCGGCGGTCGCGTGAGCGCCGACACCGAGCACGGCGAGACCGTGTGTCGGGACTGCGGTCTCGTCGTCGAGGAAGACGAGATCGACCGCGGGCCGGAGTGGCGCGCCTTCGACTCCGCCGAGAAGGACGAGAAGTCCCGCGTCGGCGCCCCGACGACGAAGATGATGCACGACGAGGGCCTCTCGACGAACATCGGCTGGCAGGACAAGGACGCCTACGGCAACTCCCTGGACGCCCGCCAGCGCCAGAAGATGCAGCGACTCCGCAAGTGGAACGAGCGGTTCCGCACCCGCGACTCGAAAGAGCGCAATCTCAAGCAGGCGCTCGGCGAAATCGACCGCATGGCGTCGGCGCTGGGCCTCCCCGAGAGCGTCCGCGAGACGGCGTCGGTCATCTACCGCCGCGCGCTCGACGAGAACCTCCTGCCGGGACGGTCCATCGAGGGCGTCTCGACGTCGTCGGTCTACGCCGCCGCCCGGCAGGCCGGCGTTCCCCGGAGCCTCGACGAGGTGTCGGCGGTCTCCCGCGTCGAGAAGAGCGAAATCGCCCGCACCTACCGGTACGTGGTCCGCGAACTGGGCCTCGAGGTCAAGCCCGCCGACCCCGAGAGCTACGTCCCCCGGTTCGCCAGCGATCTCGACCTCTCCGACGAGGCCGAGAACCGCGCCCGGAAACTGCTGCGGAACGCCAAAGAGCAGGGCGTCCACTCCGGGAAGTCGCCGGTCGGACTGGCCGCGGCGGCCGTCTACGCCGCCTCGCTTCTGACCAACGAGAAGACGACCCAGGCCGCCGTCTCGGAGGTCGCCGACATCTCCGAGGTCACCATCCGCAACCGCTATCACGAACTGCTCGAGGCCGAACAGGGCCTCGCCGCGGCCTGA
- a CDS encoding flippase-like domain-containing protein, with protein sequence MTNREVSVVLPAYNEADTIEHTVEVTLSTLADFLPAGSFEVIVAEDGCDDRTPEIADRMAAEDERVRHVHSDDRLGRGGALEQAFRESHGDVLVYFDTDLATDMRHLEELVESVRSGEYAVATGSRRVPGSEQERDPERGVASTGFNALVRLFLRSPMYDHQCGFKAFDREALLALVDDVEDDHWFWDTEVLVRAQRAGYEIKEFPVEWEPRGDTTVDLVRDIFGMGSQILRLWWQLGVRPRIDRRVTMAAGTLLVVAALALMTVYLDPRAVLAEMRNADPALIAAATVVYLLSWPLRGLRYRDILAELGYRERVGFLTGAVFISQTGNLVFPARAGDAVRAYIVKARRGIPYPSGFASLAIERVFDLLTIAAMAGATFLALAAAGVDVTAIGTAEAGDTGASGRTAVLVAGGVGVAAVAAVAVIVATARSDRNLVRATLGRVSSDSYVDYVAGIVERFAGDVQTVARDRRAFAVVGASSLAIWGLDVATALVVFAAFGVDLALWELVAVGFFAVSVGNLAKVLPLSPGGVGLYEGAFTLIVFVLTPVGTSVALAAAIVDHAIKNIVTVVGGVASTLLFNVSLTEAVEESREVDGEAAVRE encoded by the coding sequence ATGACGAACCGGGAGGTGAGCGTCGTCTTGCCCGCCTACAACGAGGCGGACACAATCGAGCACACCGTCGAGGTGACGCTGTCGACGCTCGCCGACTTCCTCCCCGCCGGCAGTTTCGAGGTCATCGTCGCCGAGGACGGCTGCGACGACCGCACGCCGGAAATCGCCGACCGGATGGCCGCCGAGGACGAACGGGTGCGGCACGTCCACAGCGACGACCGGCTCGGCCGCGGCGGCGCCCTCGAGCAGGCTTTCCGCGAGAGCCACGGCGACGTGCTCGTGTACTTCGACACCGACCTGGCGACGGACATGCGCCACCTCGAGGAACTGGTCGAGTCGGTCCGGTCCGGCGAGTACGCCGTCGCCACCGGCTCCCGGCGGGTCCCCGGCAGCGAACAGGAGCGGGACCCAGAGCGCGGCGTCGCCTCGACGGGGTTCAACGCCCTGGTCCGGCTGTTCCTCCGGTCGCCGATGTACGACCACCAGTGCGGATTCAAGGCCTTCGACCGGGAGGCGCTTTTGGCGCTCGTCGACGACGTCGAGGACGACCACTGGTTCTGGGACACCGAGGTGCTCGTCCGCGCCCAGCGGGCCGGCTACGAAATAAAGGAGTTCCCCGTCGAGTGGGAGCCGAGGGGCGACACCACGGTCGATCTGGTCCGGGACATCTTCGGGATGGGCAGCCAGATACTCCGACTCTGGTGGCAACTCGGCGTCCGGCCGCGCATCGACCGCCGGGTGACGATGGCCGCGGGGACGTTGCTCGTCGTCGCCGCCCTCGCGCTGATGACCGTCTATCTGGACCCGCGGGCGGTGCTGGCGGAGATGCGCAACGCCGACCCGGCGCTGATTGCCGCCGCGACGGTCGTCTACCTGCTGTCGTGGCCGCTGCGGGGGCTCCGCTACCGGGACATCCTCGCGGAGTTGGGCTACCGCGAGCGGGTCGGCTTCCTCACGGGCGCGGTGTTCATCAGCCAGACCGGCAACCTCGTCTTCCCGGCGCGGGCCGGCGACGCCGTGCGTGCCTACATCGTCAAGGCCCGCCGGGGAATCCCGTACCCGAGCGGCTTCGCGTCGCTCGCCATCGAGCGGGTCTTCGACCTGTTGACCATCGCGGCGATGGCGGGCGCGACGTTCCTGGCACTCGCGGCCGCCGGCGTCGACGTGACAGCCATCGGGACGGCCGAGGCGGGCGACACCGGAGCCAGCGGCCGGACGGCGGTACTCGTCGCCGGCGGCGTCGGCGTGGCCGCCGTCGCCGCCGTCGCCGTCATCGTCGCCACGGCCCGCTCGGACCGCAACCTCGTGCGGGCGACGCTGGGCCGCGTCAGCAGCGACTCCTACGTCGACTACGTCGCGGGCATCGTCGAGCGGTTCGCGGGCGACGTCCAGACGGTCGCCCGGGACCGCCGCGCCTTCGCCGTCGTCGGCGCCTCCAGCCTCGCCATCTGGGGACTCGACGTCGCCACCGCGCTGGTCGTCTTCGCCGCCTTCGGCGTCGACCTCGCGCTGTGGGAACTGGTCGCCGTCGGCTTCTTCGCCGTCAGCGTCGGCAACCTGGCGAAGGTGCTGCCGCTGTCGCCCGGCGGCGTCGGTCTCTACGAGGGCGCCTTCACTCTCATCGTCTTCGTCCTGACGCCGGTCGGGACCTCGGTAGCGCTGGCGGCCGCCATCGTCGACCACGCCATCAAGAACATCGTCACCGTCGTCGGCGGCGTCGCCTCGACGCTGCTCTTCAACGTCTCGCTGACCGAGGCCGTCGAGGAGTCCCGCGAGGTCGACGGCGAGGCGGCCGTCCGGGAGTGA
- a CDS encoding DNA-methyltransferase, with translation METTHEIRVGDARELDLTPGSVELVVTSPPYPMVEMWDDAFAAQSPAAAEALDAGDGEAAFEAMHALLDDVWDRVADALRPGGVAAVNVGDATRRVDGEFRLYPNHARIVEALSAAGLTQLPGIIWRKPTNSTAKFMGSGTLPTNAYATLEHEHVLLFRKGDTRSFPPNDADRYASAFFWEERNEWFSDCWEVRGTSQALSPDDGRRERSGAFPLEIPLRLVRMYSVRGDTVLDPFVGTGTTSLAALLAGRSSVGVERDPELASAFGERAAGTPAHADRMAERRLRRHREFVADNPETVNYEADHYDTRVVTKAEREIRLSTVTDIERVGDDPLRVRATHEAY, from the coding sequence GTGGAGACGACACACGAGATACGTGTCGGCGACGCCCGCGAACTCGACCTCACGCCGGGCAGCGTCGAGCTGGTCGTCACCTCGCCGCCGTATCCGATGGTCGAGATGTGGGACGACGCCTTCGCCGCCCAGAGCCCGGCGGCCGCCGAGGCGCTGGACGCCGGCGACGGCGAGGCCGCCTTCGAGGCGATGCACGCCCTGCTCGACGACGTCTGGGACCGGGTCGCCGACGCGCTCCGCCCCGGCGGCGTCGCCGCCGTCAACGTCGGCGACGCGACCCGGCGCGTCGACGGCGAGTTCCGGCTGTACCCCAACCACGCCCGCATCGTCGAGGCGCTGTCGGCGGCCGGTCTCACCCAGCTTCCGGGCATCATCTGGCGCAAGCCGACCAACAGCACGGCGAAGTTCATGGGGTCGGGGACGCTGCCGACCAACGCCTACGCGACCCTCGAGCACGAGCACGTCCTCCTGTTCCGGAAGGGCGACACCCGGTCGTTCCCGCCGAACGACGCCGACCGCTACGCGTCGGCGTTCTTCTGGGAGGAGCGCAACGAGTGGTTCTCCGACTGCTGGGAGGTCCGCGGCACGAGTCAGGCGCTCTCGCCCGACGACGGCCGGCGGGAGCGGTCGGGTGCCTTCCCGCTGGAGATTCCGCTCCGGCTCGTCCGGATGTACTCCGTGCGGGGCGACACGGTGCTGGACCCGTTCGTCGGTACCGGCACCACCTCGCTGGCGGCGCTGCTGGCGGGCCGGTCGTCGGTCGGCGTCGAGCGGGACCCCGAACTGGCGTCGGCCTTCGGCGAGCGGGCCGCGGGGACGCCGGCCCACGCCGACCGGATGGCCGAGCGCCGCCTCCGGCGCCACCGCGAGTTCGTCGCCGACAACCCCGAGACGGTCAACTACGAGGCCGACCACTACGACACCCGCGTCGTCACGAAGGCCGAACGCGAGATCCGGCTGTCGACGGTGACCGACATCGAGCGCGTCGGCGACGACCCGCTACGGGTTCGCGCCACACACGAGGCGTACTGA
- a CDS encoding type I 3-dehydroquinate dehydratase, producing MTLDFESFTLAAATADLDEEPAAREHADCVEFRMDLADEPLDALGAYDGDLPLLVTNRPEWEGGEAEPSGRIDTLETAIEHEAVAAVDIELATLSGGEGHDLVERAAELGVSVVVSTHDFEETPPRPELGRLLTRAGGVGDVAKLAVTAENPDDCLDLLAATRAHAAEGATVATMAMGEVGKHTRAVAPVYGSKIGYAPVDPAEATAPGQYDLATLRSLVEGLS from the coding sequence ATGACCCTCGACTTCGAGTCGTTCACGCTGGCGGCGGCGACGGCGGACCTCGACGAGGAGCCCGCCGCCCGCGAGCACGCCGACTGCGTGGAGTTCCGGATGGACCTGGCCGACGAGCCGCTGGATGCGCTCGGGGCCTACGACGGCGACCTGCCGCTGCTCGTGACCAACCGCCCCGAGTGGGAAGGCGGCGAGGCGGAGCCGTCGGGCCGCATCGACACGCTGGAGACGGCGATCGAACACGAGGCGGTCGCGGCCGTCGACATCGAGCTGGCGACGCTGTCGGGCGGGGAGGGTCACGACCTCGTCGAGCGGGCGGCCGAACTGGGCGTCTCCGTCGTCGTCTCCACCCACGACTTCGAGGAGACGCCGCCGCGGCCGGAACTCGGGCGACTCCTGACCCGGGCCGGCGGGGTGGGCGACGTGGCGAAACTCGCGGTCACCGCCGAGAATCCCGACGACTGCCTCGACCTGCTGGCTGCGACGCGTGCCCACGCCGCCGAGGGCGCGACCGTGGCGACGATGGCGATGGGCGAGGTCGGCAAGCACACCCGCGCCGTCGCGCCGGTCTACGGCTCGAAGATCGGCTACGCGCCGGTCGACCCCGCGGAGGCGACCGCGCCGGGCCAGTACGACCTGGCGACGCTGCGGTCGCTGGTCGAGGGGCTGTCGTAG
- a CDS encoding aldehyde dehydrogenase family protein has translation MAQSTPSEAVAPDLDADANWNRLLVGGEWLAPGDRETITVTDPSTRERWGEVPAGTVDDVDDAYDAAVTAQSGWADRSAADRTAAVREVADLLERHEETVTELLVAESGSSRIKSTMEIRTAEADVEEAATLPAQAGGDVRDSTIAGKENLVKREPAGVVAVIPPWNFPLHLAIRAVAPAVALGNAVVVKPASETPVTSGLLVGKLFEAAGVPDGLVNVVTGRGSDIGDRVAGHPDVDVVAFTGSTPVGRRVAKQAVDTLAFPAMELGGNGPNVVLEDADLENAVAGSAFGSFSHQGQVCISINRHLVHESVYDEFVEGLVEKAEMLPTGSAHEPATIVGPIINESQRDSILEYVESTVEAGATLETGGDHDGLVVEPTVLSDATNDMAAACNEHFGPVAPVIPFSDDEEAVELANDTEYGLAASVWSSDRNRAEDVADAIDAGMVHVNDQPINEEPAVPFGGMKASGIGRFHGESIMRELTEEKWISVQREERSFPF, from the coding sequence ATGGCCCAGTCCACCCCATCCGAGGCGGTCGCACCCGACCTCGACGCGGACGCGAACTGGAACCGACTCCTCGTCGGCGGCGAGTGGCTCGCCCCCGGCGACAGGGAGACGATCACCGTGACGGACCCCTCGACCCGCGAGCGGTGGGGCGAGGTGCCGGCCGGGACCGTCGACGACGTCGACGACGCCTACGACGCCGCCGTGACCGCCCAGTCCGGCTGGGCCGACCGCTCGGCCGCCGACCGCACCGCCGCGGTCCGGGAGGTCGCCGACCTGCTGGAGCGCCACGAGGAGACGGTCACCGAACTCCTCGTCGCCGAGTCCGGCAGCAGCCGAATCAAGAGCACGATGGAGATACGGACCGCCGAGGCCGACGTCGAGGAGGCCGCGACGCTGCCCGCCCAGGCCGGCGGCGACGTCCGCGACTCGACCATCGCCGGCAAGGAGAACCTCGTCAAGCGCGAACCCGCCGGCGTCGTCGCCGTCATCCCGCCGTGGAACTTCCCGCTGCACCTGGCCATCCGCGCCGTCGCGCCGGCCGTGGCCCTCGGCAACGCCGTCGTCGTCAAGCCCGCCAGCGAGACGCCCGTCACGAGCGGGCTGCTCGTCGGCAAACTGTTCGAGGCCGCCGGCGTTCCGGACGGCCTCGTCAACGTCGTCACCGGCCGCGGCAGCGACATCGGCGACCGCGTCGCCGGCCACCCCGATGTCGACGTGGTCGCGTTCACCGGCTCGACGCCCGTCGGCCGACGGGTCGCAAAGCAGGCCGTCGACACGCTCGCCTTCCCCGCGATGGAGTTGGGCGGCAACGGTCCCAACGTCGTCCTGGAGGACGCCGACCTCGAGAACGCCGTCGCCGGCAGCGCCTTCGGCAGTTTCTCCCACCAGGGCCAGGTCTGCATCTCCATCAACCGCCACCTCGTCCACGAGTCCGTCTACGACGAGTTCGTCGAGGGCCTCGTCGAGAAGGCCGAGATGCTGCCGACCGGCAGCGCTCACGAACCCGCCACCATCGTCGGTCCCATCATCAACGAGTCCCAGCGCGACTCCATCCTCGAGTACGTCGAGTCGACCGTCGAGGCCGGCGCGACGCTGGAGACCGGCGGCGACCACGACGGCCTCGTCGTCGAACCGACCGTGCTGTCGGACGCCACCAACGACATGGCCGCCGCCTGCAACGAGCACTTCGGCCCCGTCGCGCCCGTCATCCCCTTCTCCGACGACGAGGAGGCCGTCGAACTCGCCAACGACACCGAGTACGGGCTGGCGGCCTCCGTGTGGTCGAGCGACCGCAACCGCGCGGAGGACGTCGCCGACGCCATCGACGCCGGCATGGTCCACGTCAACGACCAGCCAATCAACGAGGAGCCCGCCGTCCCGTTCGGCGGCATGAAGGCCTCCGGAATCGGGCGGTTCCACGGCGAGTCCATCATGCGGGAACTCACCGAGGAGAAGTGGATTTCCGTCCAGCGCGAGGAGCGGTCGTTCCCGTTCTGA
- a CDS encoding DUF7575 domain-containing protein translates to MSQERERRPVLAALLSVLQPGLGHVYLREWLRACLWAGVWTVSRAGVAVSAGVDLTDAESVVVAFGLFPGASGLPPEAALAMVAVTAVSTLDAYWLTARNNHRIRKEASRCPHCGRGLDPTLSFCHWCTEPRDGDGTA, encoded by the coding sequence ATGAGCCAGGAACGGGAGCGACGGCCCGTGCTGGCCGCGCTGTTGAGCGTCCTCCAGCCGGGGCTGGGCCACGTCTACCTCCGGGAGTGGCTCCGGGCCTGCCTGTGGGCGGGCGTCTGGACGGTCTCACGGGCCGGCGTCGCCGTCTCGGCCGGCGTCGACCTCACGGACGCCGAATCGGTCGTCGTGGCATTCGGACTCTTCCCCGGCGCCAGCGGGCTCCCGCCGGAGGCGGCGCTGGCGATGGTCGCGGTCACGGCCGTTTCGACGCTCGACGCCTACTGGCTGACCGCCCGCAACAACCACCGTATTCGGAAAGAGGCGAGCCGCTGTCCGCACTGCGGGCGGGGCCTGGACCCGACGCTCTCCTTCTGTCACTGGTGTACGGAGCCGAGAGACGGCGACGGGACGGCCTAG
- a CDS encoding DUF7522 family protein gives MTANDQELDEELLSACRTTVGDELRSLTYFTADDHRLIYLREDLEHDGSIETFAANERMGFASQGTYEDPELGDYEATVRVFENGYLTRVIVGDHGAFITTDEMKIERFSETAESVEEILAEFR, from the coding sequence ATGACCGCCAACGACCAAGAACTCGACGAGGAACTCCTGAGCGCCTGCCGGACGACGGTCGGCGACGAACTGCGGAGCCTCACGTACTTCACCGCCGACGACCACCGGCTGATATACCTCCGCGAGGACCTCGAACACGACGGCAGCATCGAGACCTTCGCCGCCAACGAGCGGATGGGATTCGCCTCTCAGGGTACCTACGAGGACCCCGAACTGGGCGACTACGAGGCGACGGTACGGGTCTTCGAGAACGGCTACCTGACCCGCGTCATCGTCGGCGACCACGGCGCCTTCATCACGACCGACGAGATGAAGATAGAGCGGTTCTCGGAGACGGCCGAATCGGTCGAGGAGATACTCGCGGAGTTCCGGTAG